Proteins encoded within one genomic window of Vairimorpha necatrix chromosome 3, complete sequence:
- a CDS encoding putative SP-containing protein — MIFILYVICYICAIADLDESAFVENNAIWTREKVDSQNKNSNNYGDVIFKDLPRDTHLDINLDNYNKVVRDFFSNITEHPDIKKKIDNLLSKNHDIDKSFLLSLFKQYLHEFNFGKVYDTKCSKGLSFFKSLASRSYKLILRLSSILDNEEYIGIRDNIKYQIFNSVDLIMDDKCENKIIQLFNTKKYNKISSLLDKMNIEEHFLREQKASIPFAPWFKLRPKPTTPKPFVNYKNPKVYVHGGVYLSCKNKNCSPSRNMIN; from the coding sequence ATGATTTTCATACTTTATGTAATTTGCTATATTTGTGCTATTGCAGATCTTGATGAATCTGCCTTTGTTGAGAATAACGCAATTTGGACACGGGAAAAAGTTGACtctcaaaataaaaattctaataaCTATGGAGATGtgatttttaaagatcTACCTCGAGATACTCATCTCGATATTAATTTAgacaattataataaagtaGTTAGAGATTTTTTCTCAAATATTACTGAACATCccgatataaaaaagaagattgataatttattatctaaaaatcATGATATTGATAagagttttttattgtcgctttttaaacaatatCTACATGAGTTTAATTTTGGAAAAGTATATGATACAAAATGTTCAAAAGGGTTGTCTTTTTTCAAATCTTTGGCCAGTCGAAGCTACAAACTAATATTAAGATTATCAAGTATATTAGATAATGAAGAATATATTGGTATCAGGGACAATATTAAGTATCAGATATTTAATAGTGTAGATTTAATAATGGATGATAAATGTGAAAACAAAATCATACAATTATTCAATACTAAGAAATACAACAAGATTAGTTCACTGTTAGATAAAATGAATATCGAAGAACATTTTTTGCGAGAACAGAAAGCGTCAATACCATTTGCGCCATGGTTTAAGTTAAGACCAAAACCGACAACACCTAAGCCATTcgtaaattataaaaatccaAAAGTTTACGTGCACGGGGGAGTGTACTTATCATgcaaaaataagaattgtTCGCCCTCAAGAAATATGatcaattaa
- a CDS encoding Lupus La protein, protein MSLDKVKKQVEFYFSDANFRVDAFMKQQSLINNGYIPIDTILTFKKMRELNADKELVIKSISDSNIVEYKDDCLKKIETEEFKNYICDNDIDSKCLFISGFNKDSKLEDIVKCLKDLNPRLIRMRKEKNKKFSGSVFVELKDEEAVNEALKMQIVSNYEVDTDESVKRSKSGDYYLTIMKKKDFLAEKDKITGDKKLTEAKKALKEDYASKLFRYEINKELDISEIKRIVKDTAFVDKNENVLRLKFAKDFDSKEYNEEDTTIKLRKLTKEEVFDYCDKIPIRPKQSKKKINKK, encoded by the coding sequence aTGTCTCTTGATAAAGTCAAAAAACAAGTCGAATTTTATTTCAGTGATGCCAATTTCCGTGTAGACGCTTTTATGAAACAACAATCTCTAATAAATAATGGTTATATTCCCATAGACACAAttttaacatttaaaaaaatgcgAGAACTAAATGCCGATAAAGAATTAGTAATCAAATCCATTTCTGATAGTAATATTGTCGAATATAAAGATgattgtttaaaaaaaatcgaaacagaagaatttaaaaattatatttgtgaCAATGACATTGAttcaaaatgtttatttatttctggGTTTAATAAAGATAGCAAGTTAGAAGATATTGTAAAATGTcttaaagatttaaatcCTCGTCTTATTAGAAtgagaaaagaaaaaaataaaaaatttagtgGATCAGTTTTCGTTGAATTAAAAGATGAAGAAGCTGTAAATGAAGCTTTGAAAATGCAGATAGTTAGTAATTATGAAGTTGATACTGATGAATCAGTAAAAAGAAGTAAATCTGGAGATTATTATTTGACaataatgaaaaagaaagattttttagcagaaaaagacaaaattacaggagataaaaaattgactGAAGCCAAGAAAGCTTTGAAAGAAGATTACGCTagtaaattatttagatatgaaattaataaagaattagATATTTCAGAAATCAAGAGGATTGTAAAAGACACTGCTTTTGTAGACAAGAatgaaaatgttttaaGACTTAAATTTGCTAAAGATTTTGATAGTAAAGAATACAATGAAGAAGATACGACGATAAAACTTAGAAAATTGACTAAAGAAGAAGTTTTTGATTATTGTGACAAGATACCAATCAGACCAAAACAATctaagaagaaaataaataaaaaataa
- a CDS encoding crossover junction endonuclease EME1 has product MSDDSTSLSFLNLNWCESKQDTSLIYPFILEPTFTNMYLEISYKLEDLIKKIKLINFTYKIINEDNIRFVNINTKETILELGVCEYEKINFINIYRMNLFIVLNKLKYKKKITSRNNKLYKQNIEKSTNIQIKNEYEELKKEIYDKQVNNNINFIFVENENDLFRELKNILKFLSIEKKFTPKIKTFKNGREAEYMEYIISQIPGIGKCVAKNISERFLSLAKLNAFIQEHRNELSEMIIEDSENKKCRKLGEVQADKIVRIFMSEDPNEKIV; this is encoded by the coding sequence ATGTCTGATGATTCTACTAGtctttcatttttaaatcttaatTGGTGTGAATCAAAACAAGACACGTCACTTATATATCCTTTTATACTAGAACCAACATTCACTAATAtgtatttagaaatatcttACAAATTAGAAGATTTAATCAAGAAAATCAAACTAATTAATTTcacttataaaataataaacgAAGATAATATAAGATTTGTAAACATTAATACCAAAGAAACAATCTTAGAACTCGGTGTATGcgaatatgaaaaaataaactttataaacatttacAGAATGAATTTGTTTATAGTTCTCAACAaacttaaatataaaaagaaaattactAGTAGAAATAACAAGTTATACAAAcagaatatagaaaaatcaactaatatacaaataaaaaatgaatacgaagaattaaaaaaagaaatttatgataaacaagtaaataataatataaactttatatttgtagAAAACGAGAATGATTTGTTTAGAGAACTgaaaaatatcttaaaatttttatctattgaaaaaaaatttacgcctaaaattaaaacttttaagaATGGTAGAGAAGCAGAATATATGgaatatataataagtCAAATACCAGGAATAGGGAAATGTGTGgccaaaaatattagtgAAAGGTTTCTAAGTCTGGCGAAATTGAATGCTTTTATTCAAGAACATCGGAATGAGTTGAGTGAAATGATAATAGAAGATAGTGAGAATAAGAAATGTAGAAAACTTGGAGAAGTACAAGCTGATAAAATCGTACGGATTTTTATGTCAGAAGATccaaatgaaaaaatagtaTAA
- a CDS encoding putative SP-containing membrane protein translates to MIMLGFLFISFSKALTKLFFINKSFDQYSVYIAVTNPTREEVKRMYFFVDDDEFKQCLLSDDFEKMNFDLNHVPFYPLSREQIYDVLAKQSKMNHSIGKMFNNAYPMLTWMEDFVLFETTVKIDSQKKYYIKSINHLQAGSFDVLWSQSDSFEISENYLDMKINLDKFISTTVFEIYFYYHYLVSLHQKAFYYYTTNTLAPKEIDDSIFNYLEEEIEPADNNKTFKPKNYNVKISYPNRTEDKKSIRSPINDEKEPEKKDEKDFEKSNKVLLITIAILVLLLCYLIRNKFF, encoded by the coding sequence ATGATCATGTTaggatttttatttattagtttttCTAAAGCGCTGACTAAGTTATTCttcattaataaatcatttGATCAATATTCCGTCTATATTGCCGTAACTAATCCTACACGTGAAGAAGTAAAAAGAATGTATTTTTTCGTGGATGATGACGAATTCAAACAATGCTTATTGTCTGATGactttgaaaaaatgaattttgaCCTAAATCATGTTCCATTTTACCCGCTATCCCGTGAACAAATTTACGATGTACTAGCAAAGCAGTCAAAAATGAACCATTCCATAGgtaaaatgtttaataaTGCTTATCCTATGCTTACGTGGATGGAAGATTTTGTGTTATTTGAGACTACTGTGAAAATTGACTcacagaaaaaatattatataaaaagtattaatCATTTGCAAGCAGGTTCCTTTGATGTTTTATGGTCACAAAGTGATAGTTTCGAAATATCGGAAAATTATTTGGacatgaaaataaatttagacaAGTTTATTAGCACAACAGTTTtcgaaatttatttttattatcacTACCTCGTCTCTTTGCATCAGAAAGCCTTCTATTACTACACGACTAACACTTTAGCCCCAAAAGAAATAGACgattcaatttttaattatttagaagaagaaatagaGCCAGCTGACAATAACAAAACTTTTAAACCAAAGAATTACAACGTGAAAATATCATATCCAAATCGGAcagaagataaaaaatctataagAAGCCCAATTAACGACGAAAAAGAaccagaaaaaaaagacgAAAAGGATTTCGAAAAAAGTAACAAAGTGTTATTAATTACAATAGCAATTTTAGTATTATTGTTATGCTATTTGATTcgtaataaatttttttaa
- a CDS encoding proteasome subunit PSB2 (PSB2): protein MFTKTGTTIVGVKYKGGVVICADTRSTSGPIVADKNCSKIHYISDNIQACGAGTSADITRVTRKASKVLSIFSKTYNRLPRVSHCVRTCQLHLHPYQGHISAALVVGGVDDTGAHLYDVYPHGSSNSVSYTALGSGSLAAISILEAGYKDMNREEAMELACAAIEAGIMNDLYSGSNIDVCVISQEGREMFRNYKKVGVRNEVPKFQYPRSSVKILKEDIYKYIEEK, encoded by the coding sequence ATGTTTACTAAAACTGGTACAACAATAGTTGgtgtaaaatataaaggtGGTGTTGTAATCTGTGCCGATACACGTAGTACTTCTGGCCCAATAGTAGCAGATAAGAATTGTAGTAAGATCCACTACATTTCTGATAATATTCAGGCTTGTGGAGCTGGTACCTCTGCAGACATAACAAGAGTAACAAGAAAGGCCAGTAAGGTACTCAGTATCTTTTCTAAGACTTATAATCGACTTCCTCGTGTTTCTCATTGTGTAAGAACTTGTCAACTTCATCTTCATCCTTACCAAGGGCACATTTCTGCTGCTTTGGTAGTAGGAGGCGTAGACGACACAGGCGCCCATTTGTACGATGTTTACCCTCATGGTTCTTCTAATTCCGTGTCTTACACTGCTTTGGGCTCTGGGAGTTTGGCCGCTATATCAATTTTAGAAGCTGGATATAAAGACATGAACAGAGAAGAAGCTATGGAACTTGCTTGTGCTGCTATAGAAGCAGGGATTATGAATGATTTATACAGTGGTAGTAATATTGATGTGTGTGTTATAAGTCAAGAAGGCAGAGAAAtgtttagaaattataaaaaagtggGAGTTAGAAATGAAGTGCCAAAATTTCAATATCCTAGATCTTCAGTCAAAATCCTTAAAGAagatatttacaaatatattgaagaaaaataa
- a CDS encoding PPPDE domain-containing protein: protein MEVILRVYKIGNQEILMLLNKLTNKNFEGIWHTSIEVFGKEYFFSHEIIRAQPGSTKHKDIFKKHVMGTTVITEEEFELFLENQNELFGSNTYDLLKNNCNHFTNVCLQFLTNKQNPEYIMEVHEAALKNEFISNLVKMAFQNLNRF, encoded by the coding sequence ATGGAAGTCATCTTGAGAGTTTACAAAATTGGAAATCAAGAAATTCTCATGTTACTCAACAAACTTACAAACAAAAACTTCGAGGGAATTTGGCACACTTCAATCGAAGTATTCGGTAAAGAATACTTCTTCTCTCACGAAATTATAAGAGCCCAGCCGGGCTCAACAAAACacaaagatatttttaaaaaacatgtcATGGGCACAACTGTCATAACAGAAGAAGAATTCGAACTCTTTCttgaaaatcaaaatgaaTTATTCGGGTCAAATACTTACgacttattaaaaaataattgtaatCATTTTACAAATGTCTGTTTACAATTTCTAACTAATAAACAAAACCCAGAATACATCATGGAAGTACACGAGGCAGCACTAAAAAACGAatttatatcaaatttgGTAAAAATGgcatttcaaaatttaaacagattttaa